One Anaerolineae bacterium genomic region harbors:
- a CDS encoding Acid phosphatase: MRKSFTSRLWLSSLAMAAVIWACSLRTTLPTPTATPTQNATTIPSTALTPTPAFTQTELLSTATPSPALTPTVEAPIRFAVIGDYGSGNEDARRVAELVKSWQPDFILTTGDNNYPDGSRQTIDHRIGQFYHEYIYPYRGSYGEGAEQNRFFPTLGNHDWMSESAQPYFDYFELPNNERYYDFTWGAGHFFALDSDSNEPDGVGRSSQQAQWLQERLLASTQPWQIVFMHHPPYSSGKRGPVDWMRWPFGEWGVDAVLCGHDHYYERLVVDGLVYLINGAGGGGLYDFGEIAEGSQKRFNGAYGALLGTMDSAHLIFEFYTVDGTLIDRYELSSAIR; the protein is encoded by the coding sequence ATGAGAAAGTCTTTTACCAGTCGACTCTGGCTCAGCAGCCTGGCGATGGCTGCGGTGATCTGGGCATGTTCTTTGCGTACGACGCTGCCGACGCCCACTGCCACACCTACCCAGAACGCTACCACAATACCCTCAACCGCGCTCACCCCCACACCAGCCTTCACCCAAACTGAACTACTCTCCACCGCAACCCCGTCACCTGCGTTGACCCCGACTGTGGAAGCTCCCATTCGATTTGCGGTGATCGGGGATTATGGCTCAGGCAATGAGGACGCCCGACGGGTAGCGGAGTTGGTCAAATCCTGGCAGCCCGATTTTATTCTCACGACCGGCGATAATAATTATCCTGACGGCTCTCGCCAAACCATTGATCATCGCATTGGGCAGTTTTATCATGAGTATATTTATCCCTACCGTGGTAGTTATGGTGAAGGCGCTGAGCAGAATCGCTTTTTCCCGACCCTGGGCAACCATGACTGGATGAGCGAGTCCGCTCAACCCTACTTCGATTACTTTGAGTTACCTAACAACGAGCGCTATTACGACTTCACCTGGGGAGCGGGACATTTCTTTGCTTTAGATAGCGACTCAAACGAACCAGATGGTGTCGGACGCAGTTCCCAACAGGCGCAGTGGCTGCAGGAACGCTTGCTTGCTTCCACCCAGCCGTGGCAGATTGTTTTCATGCACCATCCGCCTTACTCGTCGGGAAAACGCGGCCCCGTGGATTGGATGCGCTGGCCCTTTGGCGAGTGGGGGGTAGATGCAGTCTTGTGTGGCCATGATCACTATTACGAACGTCTGGTCGTGGATGGCCTGGTCTATCTGATCAATGGCGCCGGTGGAGGCGGGCTATATGATTTTGGTGAAATTGCCGAGGGCAGCCAAAAACGCTTCAATGGCGCCTACGGTGCCTTGCTAGGCACGATGGATAGCGCTCACCTGATCTTTGAGTTTTATACAGTTGATGGAACACTGATCGATCGCTATGAGTTGAGCAGCGCTATCCGGTGA
- a CDS encoding LSU ribosomal protein L20p, giving the protein MTKGQFGTRSRLFRRANEAMLKSLWYAYRDRRTRKRDLRRLWIARINAAARANGTTYSRLIDAMKKSQIAINRKMLADLAVRQPEAFAAVVAATKSA; this is encoded by the coding sequence ATGACCAAAGGCCAGTTTGGCACCCGTTCGCGGCTTTTCCGGCGCGCCAACGAAGCCATGTTGAAAAGCCTTTGGTATGCCTACCGCGACCGCCGCACACGCAAACGTGACCTGCGCCGTTTGTGGATTGCGCGCATCAACGCAGCAGCCCGGGCAAATGGCACCACCTATAGCCGTCTGATCGATGCGATGAAGAAGTCCCAGATCGCCATCAATCGCAAGATGCTGGCAGATTTGGCGGTGCGTCAGCCCGAAGCGTTTGCGGCAGTGGTTGCGGCGACAAAATCTGCATAG
- a CDS encoding Translation initiation factor 3, with translation MIGPQGENIGVVSIEDAQRIAHEAELDLVEVAPNADPPVCRVMDFGKFIYERTKKEREARKAQTKIEIKEIRLRPKTNEHHRALKVRDARRWLEDGMKVKVRIRFRGREITYPEIALEDLKAVAEDLADIAVVEQAPALEGRTMLMVLAPGKQAKKKDKDKEKERETEPVTR, from the coding sequence TTGATTGGCCCTCAGGGCGAGAATATCGGGGTTGTCTCGATTGAAGACGCTCAACGGATCGCCCACGAAGCGGAATTAGACCTGGTGGAAGTGGCGCCGAACGCCGACCCACCGGTCTGTCGGGTGATGGATTTCGGGAAGTTTATTTACGAACGGACGAAAAAAGAACGCGAAGCACGCAAAGCACAGACGAAAATTGAAATAAAAGAAATTCGCTTGCGCCCAAAGACCAACGAACATCATCGTGCCCTCAAAGTAAGAGACGCTCGCCGCTGGCTCGAAGATGGGATGAAAGTAAAGGTGCGCATTCGCTTTCGAGGTCGGGAAATAACCTATCCGGAAATTGCTCTTGAAGACCTCAAGGCGGTGGCAGAAGACCTGGCCGATATTGCTGTGGTCGAACAGGCACCGGCGCTCGAAGGGCGCACCATGTTAATGGTACTGGCACCGGGCAAACAAGCGAAAAAGAAAGATAAAGACAAAGAAAAAGAGAGAGAAACCGAACCCGTTACGCGCTGA
- a CDS encoding GTP cyclohydrolase I, translating to MDNLFVETPQLLTVPQPFILLEGEIKPAESIQQAVHQILLEVGEDPSRDGLIKTPERVARMYKELTSGYQTDPDQLINGALFDVEYSDMVLVRDIEFYSLCEHHLLPFFGKAHVAYIPDKKVIGLSKIPRIVEMYARRLQVQERMTTQIADLLEEKLHPQGIAVVVEGAHMCAMMRGVKKAEAMMTTSTMRGLFKTDQELRREFYAQLTRRRYDE from the coding sequence ATGGATAACCTGTTTGTAGAAACCCCCCAACTGCTAACCGTTCCACAACCTTTCATTTTGCTGGAAGGCGAGATCAAGCCTGCCGAGAGCATCCAACAAGCCGTTCATCAAATTTTGCTGGAGGTCGGTGAAGATCCCAGCCGCGATGGGTTGATCAAAACCCCGGAACGGGTCGCCCGTATGTACAAAGAACTAACCAGTGGCTATCAGACCGACCCCGATCAACTGATCAACGGTGCCCTGTTCGATGTAGAATATAGTGATATGGTACTGGTGCGTGATATCGAGTTCTACTCACTCTGCGAGCATCACCTGTTACCGTTTTTCGGCAAGGCACATGTTGCCTATATACCGGATAAAAAGGTCATCGGTTTGAGCAAAATCCCCCGCATCGTCGAGATGTATGCCCGTCGCCTGCAAGTCCAGGAACGAATGACCACCCAGATTGCCGACTTACTGGAAGAAAAACTCCACCCTCAGGGAATTGCCGTGGTCGTTGAGGGTGCTCACATGTGCGCCATGATGCGCGGCGTCAAGAAAGCCGAAGCGATGATGACCACCAGCACCATGCGCGGTCTTTTCAAGACCGATCAGGAGCTACGCCGCGAATTCTATGCCCAGCTCACCCGCCGTCGCTATGACGAATAA
- a CDS encoding FolM Alternative dihydrofolate reductase 1: MQSQNILITGAGRRIGRELALAAAQAGANVAIHYHTSAESAAQTAQEIRSLGRKAVTLCADLAQVEQLPALVEMAERELGHLSALVNNASIFEPLDWETTTLEDWERHLRVNLTAPFVLSQAFARRLEPAASGRIINILDWRALRPGADHLPYTISKAALAALTRSLAQALAPQVTVNGLALGAILPPADQNTTKNLSHLLANVPAARWANMDEVTAAFVFLLYGPAYITGEILHIDGGRHLV; this comes from the coding sequence ATGCAATCCCAGAACATTCTGATCACTGGAGCAGGTCGGCGGATTGGGCGGGAACTTGCCCTGGCTGCTGCTCAGGCAGGGGCAAATGTGGCAATCCACTATCACACCTCTGCCGAAAGCGCTGCCCAAACGGCACAAGAAATTCGCTCTCTGGGCAGAAAAGCCGTGACCCTCTGCGCCGACCTGGCTCAAGTCGAGCAGCTTCCTGCTCTGGTTGAAATGGCAGAGCGAGAATTGGGGCATCTCAGCGCGCTGGTCAACAATGCCTCGATCTTTGAACCTTTAGATTGGGAGACAACGACCCTGGAGGATTGGGAGCGCCATCTGCGAGTTAACTTAACCGCTCCTTTTGTTCTCAGCCAGGCTTTTGCCCGCCGTTTAGAACCTGCCGCAAGCGGGCGAATTATCAACATTCTCGATTGGCGGGCTTTGCGTCCAGGTGCCGATCACCTTCCCTATACGATCAGCAAAGCCGCCCTGGCTGCCCTGACCCGCTCCCTGGCTCAAGCCCTGGCACCGCAGGTTACCGTGAATGGTCTGGCATTGGGTGCCATTCTGCCCCCGGCTGACCAGAATACGACCAAAAATCTCTCCCATCTTCTGGCAAATGTTCCTGCGGCGCGCTGGGCAAACATGGATGAAGTCACCGCTGCGTTCGTCTTTTTATTATATGGACCGGCGTATATTACCGGCGAAATCCTGCACATTGACGGCGGAAGACATCTGGTTTGA
- a CDS encoding Dihydroneopterin aldolase: MDKIFIKDLVARGIIGINDWERENPQEILINITLYCDTRQAGEQDAIEHSVNYRTIAKKALAHAETAARLTVEALAEDLARMCLNEPNVQTVIVRVEKPGAVRFARSVGVEIERSRS; the protein is encoded by the coding sequence ATGGACAAAATTTTTATCAAAGATCTCGTCGCGCGCGGCATCATCGGCATCAACGACTGGGAACGCGAAAATCCCCAGGAAATTCTCATCAACATCACCCTCTATTGTGATACGCGTCAGGCAGGCGAGCAGGACGCCATTGAACACAGTGTAAATTATCGCACAATCGCCAAAAAAGCTTTGGCGCATGCCGAAACGGCTGCGCGGCTCACCGTAGAGGCTTTAGCCGAGGATCTCGCCCGTATGTGTCTGAATGAGCCCAACGTTCAAACGGTGATTGTGCGCGTCGAGAAGCCGGGTGCGGTGCGCTTTGCCCGCTCCGTCGGCGTGGAAATCGAACGGAGTCGTTCTTAG
- a CDS encoding 2-amino-4-hydroxy-6-hydroxymethyldihydropteridine pyrophosphokinase: MDHIVYISLGSNILPHLHLPKAIDLLGQQVTLLAVSSVYETPPVGSSGRNFLNAVVVIKTHLTPQQLKEEILRPLESALGRQRTEDKFAPRTIDLDIIAYDGQILDEDAFRYAHLAVPLAEILRQYPLAKANRRIHSVARKFQRSQPLTPLSLASL, from the coding sequence ATGGATCACATTGTATATATCTCGCTGGGTTCGAACATCTTACCCCATCTTCACCTGCCAAAAGCGATCGATTTATTAGGGCAACAGGTGACGTTGTTAGCTGTCTCTTCGGTTTACGAGACTCCTCCGGTTGGCAGCAGTGGCAGAAACTTTCTCAACGCGGTTGTCGTGATTAAAACGCATTTGACTCCCCAGCAGTTGAAAGAAGAAATCCTGCGCCCTCTGGAAAGCGCCCTGGGGCGGCAGCGCACGGAGGACAAATTTGCGCCGCGCACCATTGATCTGGATATCATTGCCTACGATGGACAAATCCTGGACGAAGACGCTTTCCGTTACGCTCATCTGGCAGTCCCCCTGGCAGAAATCCTGCGCCAGTATCCTCTGGCGAAAGCCAACCGGCGCATTCACTCCGTGGCAAGAAAATTTCAGCGCTCGCAGCCGCTCACCCCGCTCTCCCTCGCCAGCCTGTGA
- a CDS encoding putative integral membrane protein, giving the protein MLVAPLMSPIIGIGAGSISGDTTLIKNAISALLRGAILSIVMSTIVAYLNRFFPIITWQELPNEILSRTRPSPLDLTIALAGGLAAAYALATPSLSAALPGVAIATALMPPLCTVGIGLALTQWQVAAGAGLLFVTNAVTIAFASMLIFFVLGFTPTNNLIGKLPKPLIYSALFTLSLLIPLTLFSASVFKKATESIQINSIVSEEVSVFGAEISRLDVSEDADGLHLSLTLRVSESLTYQDVNRLQRRIATRLQRPVSIIVNQIFVVRLNPLNPPTLTPTFTPITLTPTFTFTPSATPTTTPTPTFTSTATPIPPTLTPTPWSAILQNGLQRLEILQQPGGPSIGIISSREIVQVFDERQVYDGLVWLKIVDWEGRIGWVPQIHLVFVTITPTRTATTTLTPSSPALSP; this is encoded by the coding sequence ATGCTGGTTGCGCCTCTCATGTCACCCATCATCGGCATCGGGGCGGGGTCGATCTCAGGTGATACGACTCTGATCAAGAATGCGATCAGCGCCTTGCTGCGCGGCGCCATCCTTTCCATAGTCATGTCCACGATCGTTGCCTATCTCAATCGTTTCTTTCCAATCATTACCTGGCAGGAATTACCCAATGAAATTCTAAGCCGCACTCGTCCAAGCCCCCTGGATTTAACCATTGCCCTTGCGGGAGGCTTGGCCGCTGCATACGCTTTGGCGACTCCATCGCTCTCTGCTGCTTTGCCAGGAGTGGCGATTGCCACCGCTCTGATGCCTCCTCTTTGCACGGTCGGGATCGGTTTGGCCCTCACTCAATGGCAGGTCGCTGCTGGAGCAGGTCTGCTCTTTGTTACCAACGCGGTCACGATCGCCTTTGCCTCGATGTTGATCTTTTTTGTCTTGGGTTTTACGCCAACCAATAACCTTATCGGAAAATTACCCAAGCCATTGATTTATTCCGCGCTTTTTACGCTTAGCCTGTTGATCCCCCTAACCCTTTTCAGTGCGAGTGTCTTCAAAAAAGCTACTGAGAGTATTCAGATCAATTCCATTGTCAGCGAGGAGGTTTCTGTTTTCGGGGCTGAGATCAGCCGTTTAGATGTTTCCGAAGATGCCGATGGCCTTCACCTTAGTTTGACTTTACGCGTCTCGGAATCGCTCACCTATCAAGATGTCAACCGCTTGCAAAGGAGAATTGCAACCCGACTACAGCGTCCGGTCTCGATTATCGTCAATCAGATTTTTGTTGTGCGGTTGAATCCTCTCAACCCTCCAACCTTGACGCCAACCTTTACACCCATCACCCTGACACCAACCTTCACTTTTACTCCTTCAGCAACACCCACAACCACTCCTACGCCAACCTTCACTTCTACAGCCACCCCTATTCCGCCAACTTTAACGCCAACACCCTGGTCTGCGATCTTACAAAATGGACTTCAACGCCTTGAAATCCTCCAACAGCCTGGCGGACCCTCGATCGGAATCATAAGCTCGAGGGAAATCGTCCAGGTCTTTGATGAGCGTCAGGTCTATGATGGCCTGGTGTGGTTAAAAATTGTGGATTGGGAAGGGCGGATTGGGTGGGTGCCACAAATTCATCTGGTCTTCGTGACTATCACACCGACTCGAACTGCAACAACGACTCTCACGCCATCCAGTCCAGCCCTCTCTCCCTGA